One region of Ictalurus furcatus strain D&B chromosome 17, Billie_1.0, whole genome shotgun sequence genomic DNA includes:
- the kif1ab gene encoding kinesin-like protein KIF1A isoform X2 → MAGASVKVAVRVRPFNSREINKESKCIIQMSGNTTTIINPKQPKENKSFNFDYSYWSHTSPEDVNYACQKQVYKDIGEEMLLHAFEGYNVCIFAYGQTGAGKSYTMMGKQEKDQQGIIPLLCEDLFTKISDNGDNNMSYSVEVSYMEIYCERVRDLLNPKNKGNLRVREHPLMGPYVEDLSKMAVTSYNDIQDLMDSGNKARTVAATNMNETSSRSHAVFNIIFTQKRFDCDTDNTLEKVSKISLVDLAGSERADSTGAKGTRLKEGANINKSLTTLGKVISALAEVDSLPNKNKKKKKAESFIPYRDSVLTWLLRENLGGNSRTAMVAALSPADINYDETLSTLRYADRAKQIRCNAVINEDPNNRLVRELKEEVARLKDLLYAQGLGDIIEMTNAMTGMSPSPSLSALSSRAGSISNLHDRIIFTPGSEEAIERLKETEKIIAELNETWEEKLRRTEAIRMEREALLAEMGVAMREDGGTVGVFSPKKTPHLVNLNEDPLMSECLLYYIKDGITKVGRDDASCRQDIVLSGHFIKEEHCIFTSSTGPSGEGVVVLEPCEDSETYVNGKRVTEPTVLRSGNRIIMGKSHVFRFNDPEQARQERERTPCAETPMEPVDWAFAQRELLEKQGIDMKQEMEQRLQELEDQYRREREEASNLLEQQRLDYESKLEALQRQVDSRYYPETTEEEEELEEDVPWTKHETELALWGFRKWRFYQFTSLRDLLWGNAIFLKEANAISVELKKKVQFQFVLLTDTLYSPLPPDLLPPSVAKDREKRPFPRTIVAVEVQDQKNGATHYWTLDKLRQRLDLMREMYDRAADIPSSTVDDCDHALTGGDPFYDRFPWFRLVGRAFVYLSNLLYPVPLVHRVAIVSEKGEVKGFLRVAVQAVSADEEAPDYGSGVRQSGTAKISFEDQQFEKFQTESCVGGMSHSNTSQEELRIVEGEGQNAEPSLSADEVNNNTCTITPDVPGSPQKEGVEGVADAVQEQTLSHLKIGSSFTFRVTVLQASSISAEYADIFCQFNFIHRHDEAFSTEPLKNTGRGPPLGFYHVQNITVDVTKSFVEYIKTQPIVFEVFGHYQKQPFPPLCKDLISPLRPSRRQFPRVMPLSKPVPATKLSAMARSSAGPCHCKYDLMVFFEICELEANGDYIPAVVDHRVGMPCHGTFLLHQGIQRRIRVTIAHETGHDIVWKEVKELVIGRIRNTPEADETIIDPNILSLNILSSSYLKPSYEDRTFYRFEAAWDSSMHNSLLLNRVTPYGEKIYITLSAYLAMENCNQPTVITKDFCMVFYSRDAKLPASRSIRNLFSTGALRPLEGNRVTGVYELSLCHLADVGSPGMQRRRRRVLDTSVAYVRGEENLAGWRPRSDSLILDHQWELEKLSLLQEVEKTRHYLLLREKLEASVLLSQESLCSKDLMESPKSPSPNLAGSPILDGTNERQRELAAKCLRLLMHTFDRQYSQVSCSASESKLSEMSASLLRDTSSSALSSLTPSTTCPSLVDGHYGNLDLSGAEAHSGASSPDLDPFSPEERKPRNCTFVPNIQEIRVSPIVSKKGYLHFLEPHTSGWVKRYVVVRRPYVYLYRSERDSVERAVINLSSAQVEYSEEQHGLLRTPNAFAVVTEHRGILLQASSDKEMHDWLYAFNPLLAGTIRSKLSRTKSAQMRM, encoded by the exons CGATCATCAACCCTAAACAACCGAAAGAGAACAAGAGCTTCAACTTTGACTATTCATACTGGTCTCACACATCG CCGGAGGATGTTAACTACGCCTGTCAGAAACAGGTGTACAAGGACATTGGCGAGGAAATGCTGCTTCACGCATTCGAAGGCTACAATGTCTGCATCTTTGCGTACGGCCAGACCGGAGCGGGAAAATCCTACACCATGATGGGCAAACAGGAGAAAGACCAACAGGGCATAATACCTCTG CTCTGTGAAGATCTATTCACCAAGATTAGTGACAACGGAGACAATAACATGTCCTACTCTGTGGAG GTCAGTTATATGGAGATCTACTGTGAGCGAGTGAGAGATCTGCTGAACCCAAAGAATAAAGGAAACCTGCGTGTGAGAGAGCATCCCCTCATGGGGCCGTACGTGGAAGATCTGTCCAAGATGGCCGTCACGTCCTACAACGACATCCAGGACCTGATGGACTCGGGCAACAAAGCCAG AACCGTAGCAGCTACGAACATGAACGAGACGAGCAGCCGCTCTCACGCCGTCTTTAACATCATCTTCACACAGAAGCGCTTTGACTGTGACACGGACAACACCTTGGAAAAG GTCAGCAAAATCAGCCTGGTGGACTTGGCAGGCAGTGAGAGAGCCGACTCAACCGGAGCCAAAGGCACCAGACTGAAG GAAGGAGCAAACATTAATAAATCCCTGACCACACTGGGCAAAGTGATTTCTGCTTTAGCTGAAGTG GACTCGTTACCAAACAAG aacaagaagaagaagaaggcggAAAGCTTCATCCCCTACAGAGACTCTGTACTCACCTGGCTGCTCAGGGAAAACCTGG GTGGAAACTCGCGTACTGCCATGGTAGCAGCTCTGAGTCCTGCAGATATTAACTATGATGAGACCCTCAGCACTCTCAG ATATGCTGATCGTGCGAAGCAGATTCGTTGTAACGCTGTCATTAATGAAGACCCCAACAACCGTTTGGTGCGTGAGCTGAAGGAGGAAGTGGCTCGTCTGAAGGACCTGCTGTACGCCCAAGGCCTCGGCGATATCATAGAGA TGACCAATGCGATGACAGGGATGAGtccctctccctcgctctcgGCTCTCTCCAGTCGTGCCGGATCCATCAGCAACTTACACGACCGGATCATATTCACCCCCGGCAGCGAGGAAGCCATCGAGAGGCTTAAG GAAACAGAGAAGATCATTGCAGAGCTCAATGAGACGTGGGAGGAGAAACTGCGGCGCACTGAGGCCATCAGAATGGAGAG GGAGGCTCTTCTGGCTGAAATGGGCGTGGCCATGAGGGAAGATGGAGGCACGGTCGGAGTGTTTTCACCCAaaaag ACGCCTCATCTGGTCAATTTGAATGAAGACCCGCTGATGTCTGAATGTTTGCTGTACTACATCAAAGACGGAATCACCAA GGTGGGCCGTGATGATGCTAGCTGTAGGCAGGACATTGTCCTGAGTGGACACTTCATTAAAGAAGAGCACTGCATCTTCACGAGCAGCACCGGACCTTCAGGAGAGGGAGTGGTGGTACTGGAGCCGTGTGAGGACTCAGAGACGTACGTCAACGGCAAGAGAGTGACTGAGCCCACAGTTCTCAGATCAG GGAACCGTATCATTATGGGAAAGAGCCATGTGTTCCGATTTAATGACCCGGAGCAGGCAAGGCAGGAACGCGAGAGGACGCCATGTGCCGAGACCCCCATGGAGCCCGTGGACTGGGCCTTCGCTCAGAGGGAGCTTCTGGAGAAACAGGGCATAGACATGAAACAGGAGATGGAGCAGAG ACTGCAGGAGCTAGAGGATCAGTACCGCAGAGAGCGAGAGGAGGCGAGCAACCTTCTGGAGCAGCAGAGACTG GACTATGAGAGTAAGCTGGAGGCTCTTCAGAGGCAGGTCGACTCCCGATATTACCCAGAAACcacagaagaggaagaggaactgGAAGAAGATG TGCCGTGGACTAAGCATGAAACCGAGCTGGCACTCTGGGGTTTCCGGAAATGGCGCTTCTACCAGTTCACCTCACTGCGGGACCTGCTGTGGGGCAATGCCATTTTCCTCAAAGAGGCCAACGCCATCAGCGTCGAGCTCAAGAAGAAG gTTCAGTTCCAGTTTGTTTTACTGACGGACACGCTTTACTCTCCGCTCCCTCCTGATCTCCTGCCTCCCAGCGTGGCTAAAGACCGTGAGAAGAGACCTTTCCCTCGCACTATCGTAGCTGTAGAGGTGCAGGATCAGAAGAACGGAGCCACTCATTACTGGACCTTAGATAAATTAAG GCAGAGGTTGGATCTGATGAGGGAGATGTACGACCGAGCAGCTGATATTCCCAGCAGCACCGTGGATGACTGTGACCACGCCCTGACCGGCGGTGACCCCTTCTATGATCGCTTCCCCTGGTTCCGCCTGGTTGGGAG GGCATTTGTGTACCTGAGTAACCTGCTGTACCCTGTCCCTCTGGTGCACCGTGTGGCGATAGTGAGTGAGAAAGGCGAGGTgaagggtttcctccgggtcgCCGTGCAGGCCGTCTCAG CTGATGAAGAAGCTCCAGATTACGGCTCGGGCGTCAGACAGTCAGGAACGGCTAAGATCTCATTTGAGGATCAGCAGTTCGAGAAG TTTCAGACAGAGTCGTGTGTAGGTGGGATGTCTCACTCTAACACGTCTCAGGAGGAACTGCGCATCGTAGAGGGAGAAGGACAAAATGCTGAACCGAGTCTCTCAGCCGACGAGGTCAACAACAACACATGCACAA TCACCCCGGATGTCCCTGGCAGTCCTCAGAAGGAAGGTGTGGAGGGTGTAGCGGATGCCGTACAGGAACAAACACTTTCACACCTGAAGATTGGAAGCAGCTTCACCTTCAGAGTCACCGTCCTGCAGGCGTCCAGCATCTCCGCCGAGTACGCTGACATCTTCTGCCAGTTCAA CTTCATCCACCGGCATGATGAGGCGTTTTCCACAGAGCCGCTGAAGAACACGGGCCGAGGGCCGCCACTGGGCTTCTACCACGTCCAGAAC aTCACGGTGGACGTGACTAAATCGTTTGTGGAATACATTAAGACTCAGCCCATAGTGTTCGAGGTGTTTGGACATTATCAGAAGCAGCCATTCCCTCCTCTGTGTAAAGACCTCATCAG tccTCTGCGTCCATCGAGACGTCAGTTCCCTCGCGTCATGCCTTTGTCCAAACCAG TTCCGGCGACTAAGCTGAGTGCGATGGCTCGCTCCTCGGCCGGTCCGTGTCACTGTAAATACGACCTGATGGTGTTCTTTGAGATCTGTGAGCTGGAGGCTAACGGCGA CTACATCCCGGCCGTGGTCGATCACAGGGTGGGAATGCCCTGCCATGGAACCTTCCTGCTGCACCAG GGCATCCAGAGGAGGATCAGAGTGACTATAGCTCATGAGACAGGACATGACATCGTATGGAAGGAAGTGAAGGAGCTCGTTATCG GTCGAATCCGTAACACACCTGAAGCTGACGAGACCATCATCGACCCCAACATCCTGTCCCTCAACATCCTCTCTTCCAGCTACCTTAAACCTTCTTACGaagacag GACGTTTTATCGGTTCGAGGCGGCGTGGGACAGCTCCATGCACAACTCCCTGCTCCTGAACCGGGTCACGCCATACGGAGAGAAAatctacatcactctctcagCGTACCTCGCG ATGGAGAACTGCAACCAGCCTACGGTCATCACCAAAGACTTCTGCATGGTGTTCTACTCGAGAGACGCCAAGCTTCCTGCGTCACGCTCCATCCGGAACCTGTTCAGCACCGGAGCTCTCAGGCCCTTAGAGGG taatcGTGTGACTGGAGTGTATGAGCTCAGCCTGTGCCATCTGGCGGATGTTGGAAGTCcag gaatGCAGAGGAGGCGTCGGCGTGTGTTGGACACCTCAGTGGCGTACGTTCGTGGTGAGGAGAACCTCGCTGGGTGGAGGCCTCGCAGTGACAGTCTCATCCTGGATCATCAGTGGGAGTTGGAGAAGCTCAGTCTCCTGCAAGAG gtggagaAGACGAGACACTACCTGCTGTTGAGAGAGAAGCTGGAAGCGTCTGTTTTGCTGAGTCAGGAGTCTCTGTGCAGTAAAGACCTGATGGAGTCGCCCAAATCCCCAAGTCCCAATTTGGCAGGCAGCCCCATTCTGGATGGAACCAATGAGAGACAAAGGGAGCTGGCTGCCAAG TGTCTACGACTGCTCATGCACACCTTTGACAGGCAGTACAGCCAGGTGAGCTGCAGTGCCAGTGAGAGCAAG CTGTCGGAGATGTCGGCATCTCTGCTGAGAGACACGTCCTCCTCTGCGCTGAGCTCACTCACTCCATCCACTACCTGTCCTTCTCTGGTGGACGGTCACTATGGAAACCTCGACCTCAG TGGTGCAGAGGCTCACTCTGGAGCCTCCAGTCCGGATTTGGACCCGTTCAGTCCTGAGGAGAGGAAACCCCGAAACTGCACCTTCGTCCCCAACATCCAAGAGATCCGTGTCAg CCCCATAGTGTCTAAGAAAGGCTACCTGCACTTCCTGGAGCCTCACACCAGTGGCTGGGTGAAGCGTTATGTGGTGGTGCGGCGTCCGTACGTCTATCTGTACCGcagcgagagagacagcgtgGAGAGAGCCGTCATTAACCTGTCCTCCGCCCAGGTGGAGTACAGCGAGGAGCAGCACGGCCTCCTGAGG ACCCCGAACGCGTTTGCGGTGGTCACTGAGCATCGTGGGATCCTCCTGCAGGCCAGCAGCGATAAAGAAATGCACGACTGGCTCTACGCTTTCAACCCACTGCTGGCGGGAACCATCA
- the kif1ab gene encoding kinesin-like protein KIF1A isoform X1, with product MAGASVKVAVRVRPFNSREINKESKCIIQMSGNTTTIINPKQPKENKSFNFDYSYWSHTSPEDVNYACQKQVYKDIGEEMLLHAFEGYNVCIFAYGQTGAGKSYTMMGKQEKDQQGIIPLLCEDLFTKISDNGDNNMSYSVEVSYMEIYCERVRDLLNPKNKGNLRVREHPLMGPYVEDLSKMAVTSYNDIQDLMDSGNKARTVAATNMNETSSRSHAVFNIIFTQKRFDCDTDNTLEKVSKISLVDLAGSERADSTGAKGTRLKEGANINKSLTTLGKVISALAEVDSLPNKNKKKKKAESFIPYRDSVLTWLLRENLGGNSRTAMVAALSPADINYDETLSTLRYADRAKQIRCNAVINEDPNNRLVRELKEEVARLKDLLYAQGLGDIIEMTNAMTGMSPSPSLSALSSRAGSISNLHDRIIFTPGSEEAIERLKETEKIIAELNETWEEKLRRTEAIRMEREALLAEMGVAMREDGGTVGVFSPKKTPHLVNLNEDPLMSECLLYYIKDGITKVGRDDASCRQDIVLSGHFIKEEHCIFTSSTGPSGEGVVVLEPCEDSETYVNGKRVTEPTVLRSGNRIIMGKSHVFRFNDPEQARQERERTPCAETPMEPVDWAFAQRELLEKQGIDMKQEMEQRLQELEDQYRREREEASNLLEQQRLDYESKLEALQRQVDSRYYPETTEEEEELEEDVPWTKHETELALWGFRKWRFYQFTSLRDLLWGNAIFLKEANAISVELKKKVQFQFVLLTDTLYSPLPPDLLPPSVAKDREKRPFPRTIVAVEVQDQKNGATHYWTLDKLRQRLDLMREMYDRAADIPSSTVDDCDHALTGGDPFYDRFPWFRLVGRAFVYLSNLLYPVPLVHRVAIVSEKGEVKGFLRVAVQAVSADEEAPDYGSGVRQSGTAKISFEDQQFEKFQTESCVGGMSHSNTSQEELRIVEGEGQNAEPSLSADEVNNNTCTITPDVPGSPQKEGVEGVADAVQEQTLSHLKIGSSFTFRVTVLQASSISAEYADIFCQFNFIHRHDEAFSTEPLKNTGRGPPLGFYHVQNVSVFIYFFIFIHCVSWNTCHSISSSFIYLYMSLFVFLLLQITVDVTKSFVEYIKTQPIVFEVFGHYQKQPFPPLCKDLISPLRPSRRQFPRVMPLSKPVPATKLSAMARSSAGPCHCKYDLMVFFEICELEANGDYIPAVVDHRVGMPCHGTFLLHQGIQRRIRVTIAHETGHDIVWKEVKELVIGRIRNTPEADETIIDPNILSLNILSSSYLKPSYEDRTFYRFEAAWDSSMHNSLLLNRVTPYGEKIYITLSAYLAMENCNQPTVITKDFCMVFYSRDAKLPASRSIRNLFSTGALRPLEGNRVTGVYELSLCHLADVGSPGMQRRRRRVLDTSVAYVRGEENLAGWRPRSDSLILDHQWELEKLSLLQEVEKTRHYLLLREKLEASVLLSQESLCSKDLMESPKSPSPNLAGSPILDGTNERQRELAAKCLRLLMHTFDRQYSQVSCSASESKLSEMSASLLRDTSSSALSSLTPSTTCPSLVDGHYGNLDLSGAEAHSGASSPDLDPFSPEERKPRNCTFVPNIQEIRVSPIVSKKGYLHFLEPHTSGWVKRYVVVRRPYVYLYRSERDSVERAVINLSSAQVEYSEEQHGLLRTPNAFAVVTEHRGILLQASSDKEMHDWLYAFNPLLAGTIRSKLSRTKSAQMRM from the exons CGATCATCAACCCTAAACAACCGAAAGAGAACAAGAGCTTCAACTTTGACTATTCATACTGGTCTCACACATCG CCGGAGGATGTTAACTACGCCTGTCAGAAACAGGTGTACAAGGACATTGGCGAGGAAATGCTGCTTCACGCATTCGAAGGCTACAATGTCTGCATCTTTGCGTACGGCCAGACCGGAGCGGGAAAATCCTACACCATGATGGGCAAACAGGAGAAAGACCAACAGGGCATAATACCTCTG CTCTGTGAAGATCTATTCACCAAGATTAGTGACAACGGAGACAATAACATGTCCTACTCTGTGGAG GTCAGTTATATGGAGATCTACTGTGAGCGAGTGAGAGATCTGCTGAACCCAAAGAATAAAGGAAACCTGCGTGTGAGAGAGCATCCCCTCATGGGGCCGTACGTGGAAGATCTGTCCAAGATGGCCGTCACGTCCTACAACGACATCCAGGACCTGATGGACTCGGGCAACAAAGCCAG AACCGTAGCAGCTACGAACATGAACGAGACGAGCAGCCGCTCTCACGCCGTCTTTAACATCATCTTCACACAGAAGCGCTTTGACTGTGACACGGACAACACCTTGGAAAAG GTCAGCAAAATCAGCCTGGTGGACTTGGCAGGCAGTGAGAGAGCCGACTCAACCGGAGCCAAAGGCACCAGACTGAAG GAAGGAGCAAACATTAATAAATCCCTGACCACACTGGGCAAAGTGATTTCTGCTTTAGCTGAAGTG GACTCGTTACCAAACAAG aacaagaagaagaagaaggcggAAAGCTTCATCCCCTACAGAGACTCTGTACTCACCTGGCTGCTCAGGGAAAACCTGG GTGGAAACTCGCGTACTGCCATGGTAGCAGCTCTGAGTCCTGCAGATATTAACTATGATGAGACCCTCAGCACTCTCAG ATATGCTGATCGTGCGAAGCAGATTCGTTGTAACGCTGTCATTAATGAAGACCCCAACAACCGTTTGGTGCGTGAGCTGAAGGAGGAAGTGGCTCGTCTGAAGGACCTGCTGTACGCCCAAGGCCTCGGCGATATCATAGAGA TGACCAATGCGATGACAGGGATGAGtccctctccctcgctctcgGCTCTCTCCAGTCGTGCCGGATCCATCAGCAACTTACACGACCGGATCATATTCACCCCCGGCAGCGAGGAAGCCATCGAGAGGCTTAAG GAAACAGAGAAGATCATTGCAGAGCTCAATGAGACGTGGGAGGAGAAACTGCGGCGCACTGAGGCCATCAGAATGGAGAG GGAGGCTCTTCTGGCTGAAATGGGCGTGGCCATGAGGGAAGATGGAGGCACGGTCGGAGTGTTTTCACCCAaaaag ACGCCTCATCTGGTCAATTTGAATGAAGACCCGCTGATGTCTGAATGTTTGCTGTACTACATCAAAGACGGAATCACCAA GGTGGGCCGTGATGATGCTAGCTGTAGGCAGGACATTGTCCTGAGTGGACACTTCATTAAAGAAGAGCACTGCATCTTCACGAGCAGCACCGGACCTTCAGGAGAGGGAGTGGTGGTACTGGAGCCGTGTGAGGACTCAGAGACGTACGTCAACGGCAAGAGAGTGACTGAGCCCACAGTTCTCAGATCAG GGAACCGTATCATTATGGGAAAGAGCCATGTGTTCCGATTTAATGACCCGGAGCAGGCAAGGCAGGAACGCGAGAGGACGCCATGTGCCGAGACCCCCATGGAGCCCGTGGACTGGGCCTTCGCTCAGAGGGAGCTTCTGGAGAAACAGGGCATAGACATGAAACAGGAGATGGAGCAGAG ACTGCAGGAGCTAGAGGATCAGTACCGCAGAGAGCGAGAGGAGGCGAGCAACCTTCTGGAGCAGCAGAGACTG GACTATGAGAGTAAGCTGGAGGCTCTTCAGAGGCAGGTCGACTCCCGATATTACCCAGAAACcacagaagaggaagaggaactgGAAGAAGATG TGCCGTGGACTAAGCATGAAACCGAGCTGGCACTCTGGGGTTTCCGGAAATGGCGCTTCTACCAGTTCACCTCACTGCGGGACCTGCTGTGGGGCAATGCCATTTTCCTCAAAGAGGCCAACGCCATCAGCGTCGAGCTCAAGAAGAAG gTTCAGTTCCAGTTTGTTTTACTGACGGACACGCTTTACTCTCCGCTCCCTCCTGATCTCCTGCCTCCCAGCGTGGCTAAAGACCGTGAGAAGAGACCTTTCCCTCGCACTATCGTAGCTGTAGAGGTGCAGGATCAGAAGAACGGAGCCACTCATTACTGGACCTTAGATAAATTAAG GCAGAGGTTGGATCTGATGAGGGAGATGTACGACCGAGCAGCTGATATTCCCAGCAGCACCGTGGATGACTGTGACCACGCCCTGACCGGCGGTGACCCCTTCTATGATCGCTTCCCCTGGTTCCGCCTGGTTGGGAG GGCATTTGTGTACCTGAGTAACCTGCTGTACCCTGTCCCTCTGGTGCACCGTGTGGCGATAGTGAGTGAGAAAGGCGAGGTgaagggtttcctccgggtcgCCGTGCAGGCCGTCTCAG CTGATGAAGAAGCTCCAGATTACGGCTCGGGCGTCAGACAGTCAGGAACGGCTAAGATCTCATTTGAGGATCAGCAGTTCGAGAAG TTTCAGACAGAGTCGTGTGTAGGTGGGATGTCTCACTCTAACACGTCTCAGGAGGAACTGCGCATCGTAGAGGGAGAAGGACAAAATGCTGAACCGAGTCTCTCAGCCGACGAGGTCAACAACAACACATGCACAA TCACCCCGGATGTCCCTGGCAGTCCTCAGAAGGAAGGTGTGGAGGGTGTAGCGGATGCCGTACAGGAACAAACACTTTCACACCTGAAGATTGGAAGCAGCTTCACCTTCAGAGTCACCGTCCTGCAGGCGTCCAGCATCTCCGCCGAGTACGCTGACATCTTCTGCCAGTTCAA CTTCATCCACCGGCATGATGAGGCGTTTTCCACAGAGCCGCTGAAGAACACGGGCCGAGGGCCGCCACTGGGCTTCTACCACGTCCAGAACgtcagtgtgtttatttacttttttatctTTATCCATTGTGTATCTTGGAACACCTGTCAttctatttcttcttcttttatatatctatatatgtctttatttgtgtttttgttgttgcagaTCACGGTGGACGTGACTAAATCGTTTGTGGAATACATTAAGACTCAGCCCATAGTGTTCGAGGTGTTTGGACATTATCAGAAGCAGCCATTCCCTCCTCTGTGTAAAGACCTCATCAG tccTCTGCGTCCATCGAGACGTCAGTTCCCTCGCGTCATGCCTTTGTCCAAACCAG TTCCGGCGACTAAGCTGAGTGCGATGGCTCGCTCCTCGGCCGGTCCGTGTCACTGTAAATACGACCTGATGGTGTTCTTTGAGATCTGTGAGCTGGAGGCTAACGGCGA CTACATCCCGGCCGTGGTCGATCACAGGGTGGGAATGCCCTGCCATGGAACCTTCCTGCTGCACCAG GGCATCCAGAGGAGGATCAGAGTGACTATAGCTCATGAGACAGGACATGACATCGTATGGAAGGAAGTGAAGGAGCTCGTTATCG GTCGAATCCGTAACACACCTGAAGCTGACGAGACCATCATCGACCCCAACATCCTGTCCCTCAACATCCTCTCTTCCAGCTACCTTAAACCTTCTTACGaagacag GACGTTTTATCGGTTCGAGGCGGCGTGGGACAGCTCCATGCACAACTCCCTGCTCCTGAACCGGGTCACGCCATACGGAGAGAAAatctacatcactctctcagCGTACCTCGCG ATGGAGAACTGCAACCAGCCTACGGTCATCACCAAAGACTTCTGCATGGTGTTCTACTCGAGAGACGCCAAGCTTCCTGCGTCACGCTCCATCCGGAACCTGTTCAGCACCGGAGCTCTCAGGCCCTTAGAGGG taatcGTGTGACTGGAGTGTATGAGCTCAGCCTGTGCCATCTGGCGGATGTTGGAAGTCcag gaatGCAGAGGAGGCGTCGGCGTGTGTTGGACACCTCAGTGGCGTACGTTCGTGGTGAGGAGAACCTCGCTGGGTGGAGGCCTCGCAGTGACAGTCTCATCCTGGATCATCAGTGGGAGTTGGAGAAGCTCAGTCTCCTGCAAGAG gtggagaAGACGAGACACTACCTGCTGTTGAGAGAGAAGCTGGAAGCGTCTGTTTTGCTGAGTCAGGAGTCTCTGTGCAGTAAAGACCTGATGGAGTCGCCCAAATCCCCAAGTCCCAATTTGGCAGGCAGCCCCATTCTGGATGGAACCAATGAGAGACAAAGGGAGCTGGCTGCCAAG TGTCTACGACTGCTCATGCACACCTTTGACAGGCAGTACAGCCAGGTGAGCTGCAGTGCCAGTGAGAGCAAG CTGTCGGAGATGTCGGCATCTCTGCTGAGAGACACGTCCTCCTCTGCGCTGAGCTCACTCACTCCATCCACTACCTGTCCTTCTCTGGTGGACGGTCACTATGGAAACCTCGACCTCAG TGGTGCAGAGGCTCACTCTGGAGCCTCCAGTCCGGATTTGGACCCGTTCAGTCCTGAGGAGAGGAAACCCCGAAACTGCACCTTCGTCCCCAACATCCAAGAGATCCGTGTCAg CCCCATAGTGTCTAAGAAAGGCTACCTGCACTTCCTGGAGCCTCACACCAGTGGCTGGGTGAAGCGTTATGTGGTGGTGCGGCGTCCGTACGTCTATCTGTACCGcagcgagagagacagcgtgGAGAGAGCCGTCATTAACCTGTCCTCCGCCCAGGTGGAGTACAGCGAGGAGCAGCACGGCCTCCTGAGG ACCCCGAACGCGTTTGCGGTGGTCACTGAGCATCGTGGGATCCTCCTGCAGGCCAGCAGCGATAAAGAAATGCACGACTGGCTCTACGCTTTCAACCCACTGCTGGCGGGAACCATCA